In the genome of Streptomyces fagopyri, the window GACCGAGGCGATGGAGAGCGCGGCACCACCGCGGGCGTCGCCGTCGAGCTTGGAGAGGACCACGCCGTCGAAGCCGACACCGTCGCGGAAGGCCTCGGCGGTGTTGACCGCGTCCTGGCCGATCATCGCGTCGACGACGAAGAGGATCTCGTCGGGGCTGACCGCGTCACGGATGTCCGCGGCCTGCTGCATCAGCTCCTGGTCGATGCCGAGGCGGCCCGCGGTGTCCACGATCACGATGTCGTGGACCTTGGTCCTCGCGAACTCCATGGAGTCCTTGGCGACCTTGACCGGGTCACCGACACCGTTGCCCGGCTCGGGCGCGTAGACGGCCACGCCGGCGCGCTCGGCGACGACGCTGAGCTGGTTCACGGCGTTCGGGCGCTGGAGGTCGGCGGCGACCAGGAGCGGCGAGTGGCCCTGGTCCTTGAGCCACTTGCCGAGCTTTCCGGCGAGCGTGGTCTTACCGGCACCCTGCAGACCGGCGAGCATGAGCACGGTGGGCGGGTTCTTGGCGAACCGCAGACGGCGGGTCTCGCCGCCGAGGATCGTGACGAGTTCCTCGTTCACGATCTTCAGGACCTGCTGGGCCGGGTTCAGCGCCTTGGAGACCTCGGCGCCGAGGGCACGTTCCTTGACGTTCTTGATGAAGGTCCGCACGACCGGCAGGGCCACGTCGGCCTCGAGGAGCGCGATACGGATCTCGCGTGCGGTGGCGTCGATGTCAGCTTCGGACAGCCGGCCCTTGCCCCGCAGGTTCTTGAACGTCGCTGAGAGGCGATCGGAGAGAGTATCGAACACGGCGCTCGTCTGTCCTCAGGGGTCGGGGGCGATGGGAATCGCCCTCCAGGGTATCCGGCCGGGTGCGGTGGGGTCTCCACCGCGTTCGTACGAGACCTGGGGCGGCCTCGGTCCCGGTCATCCCCGCAGCATCTCCTCCAGCCCACGGGCCACGGAAGCCGCCTCCTCCCCCGGCAGTGGCGCGCCCTTGGGTCCGGTCACGTAGAAGGCGTCCACGGCGTTGGCGCCGAGCGTGGAGACGTGCATGCTGCGCACCCGTACGCTCGCCTCCTCCAGGGCGCGGCCGATGCGGTGCAGCAGGCCCGGGGCGTCGTGCGCGCGGACCTCGATGACCGTGGCGTGCCGGGAGGCCGCCGGGGCGACCGTGACCCGGGGCGGCGGCGCGATGGTCCCGCGGCGCCGCGGATAGGCGGCGTCGCGCTCGGCGAGCCGGACGGCGATGTCCAGGGAACCGTCCAGGGCGCGGACGAGGTCGGCGCGCAGCCGGGCGGCCTGCGGGAGGGAGCCGTATTCGGCGGCGACCCGCCAGTTGAGCAGCAGCACCGAGCCCTGTACGCCGTCGGGCAGGTCGAGGGCGCGCAGCTCGGCGGTGCGGACGGTCAGGCGGTGCATCGCGAGGACGCCCGCGACCGCGGGCAGCACCCCGGGCTGGTCGGGCACGGCGATCAGCAGCTCCACGCCGAGGGGTTCCGGATCTCCGGAGGGCTCCTCCTCGGTGGGCGGCTCGGTCTGCGCGCGCAGGGCCAGGACCGGGCCGCCGGTGCGGAAGGCTTCGATCGCGAGGCGTTCCTGCTCGGCCGTGGGGGCCGCCGCCTCGGGCTCCTCGGGGGCGTCCCCGGCGAGCACGGCGGCGACGCGTTTGACCAGGTCGGTGACGAGGGAGCCGCGCCAGGAGGACCAGGCGGCCGGTCCGGTGGCCAGCGCGTCCGCCTCGGTGAGCGCGTGCAGCAGTTCGAGGGTGCCCTGTGAGCCGACGGCCTCGGCGACCGAGCGGACGGTCGCCGGGTCGTCCAGGTCGCGCCGGGTCGCCGTGTCGACGAGCAGCAGATGGTGGCGTACGAGGGTGGCGAGCACGGCCACGTCCGCGCGGTCGAAGCCGATCCGGGTGGCCACGTCCCGCGCGATGATCTCGCCCGCGACGGAGTGGTCGCCGGGCCAGCCCTTGCCGATGTCGTGCAGCAGGGCGGCGACGAGGAGGAGGTCGGGACGGCCCACCCGGCGGGTCAGCTCGGAGGCGCGGACGGCCGTCTCGATGAGATGGCGGTCGACGGTCCAGATGTGCACGGCGTTGCGCTGCGGCCGGCAGCGCACCCGTTCCCAGTCGGGCAGCAGCCGGGTGATGAGTCCCTCGGCCTCCAGCGCCTCCCAGACCTCGATGGTCGGGCGCCCGGAGCCGAGCAGCGTGACGAGCTGTTCCCGTGCCTCGGCGGGCCAGGGTGTGGGCAGCGGGCGGGCGACGGCGGCCATGCGCCGTACGGCGTGCAGGGACAGCGGGAGTCCCGACTGCGCCGCGGCGGCCGCGGCGCGGAGTGGGAGCACGGGGTCACGTTCGGGGCGCGCGGCGCGGGCGAGCACCACCTCGCCGTCCATCTCGACGACCCCTTCGGCGAGGGGTGAGCGCTCGGCCGCCGGCTTGGCGCCGCCGCCGAGCATGGCGCGCAGCCGGGGACGGACGGCGCGTGACTTGAGCACGCGCCCGACCTCGCGCCAGGTGACGTCACTGGCGTACGAGACGACCCGCGCGGCTTCGTAGACCTGGCGCAGGAGGGTGTCGGCGTCCAGCAGTCCCAGTTCGGCGGCGACCTGGTCCTGCTCCTGGAGCGCGAGCCGGTCGGTGGCGCGTCCGGTGGTCAGGTGCAGCGCGTCGCGCACGTCGAGCAGGCGTCGGCGGGCGTCGGCGAGGCCCTCACGGGGCGCGTCGGCGAGCCAGGAGGCGGCGACGGCGCGCAGGGCGGTGGCGTCGCGGAGGCCGCCGCGGGCCTCCTTGAGGTCCGGTTCCAGCAGGTACTGCAGTTCGCCGTGGCGCTCGGCCCGCTCGGCGCAGAGCTCCTGGAGTTCGGGGAGGCGCTTGGGTGCCTGGTTGCGCCAGTCGGCGAGGACGGCCGTCCGCAGTCCGGTGGTGAGGCCGAGGTCGCCGGCGATGTGGCGCGCGTCGAGCAGCCCCAGCTGCACCTTGAGGTCGTCGCCGGCCGTCTTGCGGGCCTCGCCGGGCGTACGGACCGAGTGGTCGAGGGCGAGACCGAGGTCCCAGACGGGGTACCAGATGCGGTCGGCGAGGGCGGCGACCGCACCGGAGTCGCTGCCGTCGTGCAGGAGCAGCAGATCGAGGTCGCTGCGCGGGGAGAGCTCACCGCGGCCGTAGCCGCCGACGGCGACCAGCGAGACCCCGCGCAGGCCCTCCCGTCGCCCGCCACCACCCTTCTGGGTGAGCCGCGCCGCGGGCTCGCCGTCCTGGCCGTCCCTGCCGCCCCCGGCGCCCTCCTTGCCGTTCTTGACGTCCTTGCCGTTCTTGACGTCCTTACCGCTCTGGGTGCCCGCGCCGAAGAGGCCGGTCAGCCACTCGTCCGTCAGTTCGGCGAGGGCGGTACGGCGCGGCGGCCCGGACCGCGCCCCCTCCTGGAGGAGGCGCAGCCGGGCCGCCGCGTAGCCGCTGGGTCCCGAGTCCTCTGCATCCGTACGCATGTCCGTACTCGTCACCCAGCGACTCCTGTTCTGTTCTTCCGCTTACAGCGCGTCCGGGCCGCGCTCGCCGGTCCGGACCCGGACGGCCGTCTCGACGGGGATGGACCACACCTTGCCATCACCGATCTTGCCGGTGCGGGCCGCCTTCACCACGACGTCGATCAGCTGCTCGGCGTCGTCGTCCTCGGCCAGCACCTCTATACGGATCTTGGGGACCAGGTCGACGGTGTACTCGGCACCACGGTAGACCTCGGTGTGTCCCCGCTGGCGGCCGTAGCCGCTGGCTTCGGTGACCGTCAGACCGTGCACCCCGAAGGCCTGCAGGGCCTCCTTGATCTCGTCGAGCCGGTGGGGCTTCACGACGGCGGTGATGAGCTTCATGCGTCCACCTTCTTGCTCTGCGTACCCGCGAGAGCGGAGACCGAGCCGCCGACGATGCCGCCGCCCGCTCCGCTGAAGTCGTATGCGGTCTCGGCGTGCTCGGCCTGGTCGATGCCCGCGATCTCCTCGTCCTCGGTCACCCGCATGCCCATCGTTTTGTCGATGAGGAAGGCGAGGATCGCGGAGACGACGAGGGAGTAGCCGAGGACGGCGAAGACGCCGGCGCACTGCTTCCAGAACTGGGTGAGGCCGCCGCCGTAGAAGAGGCCCTCGACGGTGGACTGGCCCTTGCCGCTGGCGAAGAAGCCGATCAGCAGGGAGCCGATGACACCGCCGACGAGGTGCACGCCGACCACGTCGAGGGAGTCGTCGTAGCCGAACCTGTACTTCAGGCCGACGGCCATGGCGCAGACCACACCGGCGATGGCGCCGACGGCGATCGCGCCGAGCGGGGAGACCGCACCGCCGGACGGGGTGATGGCGACCAGGCCGGCGACCGCGCCGGAGGCGGCGCCCAGCGTGGTGAACGCGCCGTGGCGGATCTTCTCGTAGATGAGCCAGGCCAGCATGGCGGCGGCGGTGGCGACCTGCGTGTTGACGAACATCAGCGCGCCGACGCCGTCGTCGTTGCCCAGCCAGGAGCCGGCGTTGAACCCGAACCAGCCGAACCACAGCAGACCGGAGCCGAGCATCACCAGCGGGAGGCTGTGCGGGCGCATCGGGTCCTTCTTGAAGCCGACGCGCTTGCCGATGACCAGGATCACGCCGAGCGCCGCGGCACCCGCGTTGATGTGGACGGCCGTACCACCGGCGAAGTCGATGACGCCGAGGTCGAACGCCCAGCCGCCGGTGCCCCAGACCCAGTGGGCGACCGGGAAGTAGACGACCGTGGCCCACAGCGTGATGAACAGCGACCACGCCGTGAACTTCACCCGGTCCGCCAGCGCACCGCTTATCAGCGCGGGCGTGATGATGGCGAACATGAGCTGGAAGACCATGAAGACGAAGATCGGAATGGTGTAGCCGGGCCACAGTTCCGTCAGGCCCACGTTGCTGAGGCCGACCCAGTCCGAGGTCCAGCCGATGAAGGAGCCCTTGTCCGTGCCGAAGGCGAGGGAGAAGCCGTACAGGACCCACAGGATCGTGATGATCCCCATGCTGATGAAGCTCATCATCAGCATGTTCAGGGTGCTCTTGACCCGGACCATGCCTCCGTAGAAGAAGGCCAGGCCGGGGGTCATGATCAGCACCAGGGCGGAACAGATGAGCATGAACCCGGTGTTGGCGGCCGAGAGCTTGGGAGCTTCTGCGGCTAGCGTGATGGCTGGTGCCATCGGCGTCTCCTCGTCGTTGGTACGGCCCCGTGCGGGCGAAGCCTGAGCGGTATGAGGGGTGGGCCGGTTATGCGCCATGAGATTGACGCAGCGCGGTTTCCGTCGACGCCCCTCGATGTTTCGCCGCAGTGACGAAGGCGTCTCGTGTGTTACGCGTGCATGAACTGCCCGATACCGGGCGCAGCGATCGTTATTGTTGCGCAACCTTCCCCGGATACGAAGAAACCGGCCACGGTCGGTCGTCCGATGACCTGGCATGGGGGAGCCGAGTCGGGCAGTTCGGGACGGCCGGCCGTGGCCGGGGTACTGGGGTCGGACCGCATGCGCGGCCTGGGGTCAGACCGCTTCGGCGGTCTCCGGCAGGTCCACGGCGAGCTGCTCGGCGAGGTCCACGACCTCCGCGAGTTCACCGAAGTCGCGGACGGCCGTGTCGACCGTCTTTCGGATACGAGTGTTCACGCGCTCCGAGCGCACTTTCCTGGCGACCGCCATCGCGTCCTTGGCCAATACCGCACTCTGCTCGGGCTCGCGCCGCAGCAGGTGCACGGTGGCCATGCCGATGAGGTTGAGTGCGTACGAACGCTGGTGTTCGGTGTCCTTGGCGAAGAGGTCGACGGCCTTCTGCATCAGGGGCTCGGAGAGCGAGGCGTAGGTGGGACTGCGGCCCGCGACATAGGCGAGGTCGCGGAAGGAGTGCGAGTTCTCGCCGTGCAGCTCGGCCTGGGAGAAGAAGCGGATCCAGTCGGGATCGGGGTCGTCCCAGTCGTGGACGTCCTCGAAGCTGTCCTCGGCCATCCGGACGGCCCGCTTGCACTTTCCCGGCTGTCCCATGTTGGCGTAGGCGCGGGCCTCCATCGCATACAGCATGGACTGGGTGCGCGGGCTCGCGCAGTCCCGGCTCCCGTACTGCGCGAGGTGGATCAGCTCCAGCGCGTCGTCGGGCCGCCCGAGGTGGATCATCTGGCGGCTCATGCTGGAGAGGATGTACGAGCCCAGCGGCTTGTCGCCGGCCTCCTTGGAGGCGTGCAGGGCGAGCACGAAGTACTTCTGCGCGGTGGGCTGGAGACCCACGTCGTAGCTCATCCAGCCCGCCAGCTCGGCCAGTTCGGCGGCGACCTTGAACAGACGCCGGCTGGTCGCCGCGGGCTGGGGCTCCTGGAGCAGGTCGGTCACCTCGTGCAGCTGCCCGACGACCGCCTTGCGCCGCAGGCCGCCACCACACTGGGCGTCCCACTGGCGGAACATCACGGTGGTGGACTCCAGGAGATCCAGCTCCGGCGCGGAGAGCCGGCCGGCACGGCGGGCGGCGGCCGGGTGCTCGGGCTCCTCCGGGGGCGGCGTCGGGGTGGGCACCAGCCAGCGCTGCATCGGTTCGATCAGGGACGGTCCGGCGGACAGGGCCAGCGAGCTGCCGAGGAAGCCGCGCCGCGCGAGCATCAGGTCGCTGCGCGAGTACTCGCTGATCAGGGCCACGGTCTGGGGGCCGGTCCAGGGCAGGTCGACACCCGACACGGAAGGTGACTGGTGGGCGGCGCGCAGGCCGAGGTCCTCGACGGCGACGACACAGCCGAACCGTTCGGAGAACAGCTCGGACAGGATCCGCGGGATCGGCTCGCGCGGGTTCTCGCCGTCCAGCCAGCGGCGCACCCGTGAGGTGTCCGTGGAGATGTGACTGGCCCCCAGTTGACGGGCCCTGCGGTTCACTTGGCGCGCCAGCTCGCCCTTCGACCAGCCACTGCGCACGAACCACGAGCCCAAGAGCTCATTCGGGCGCTTGTCAGCGTTCACACCGCTTCCGCCGTTGCCGCCCACTGGAACGCCCCCATCCCTGAGACCACTTGTACGCTGCGTGCGCCAAGCCCTATCAGAATGCCGGTAAATACGGCCGCTCGTCCGGTGGTTCTCACCCTTCGAACGGGAAGCCGAGTTGCCTCCGGCATACCCACGAGTGCATTCGTCCCCAGGACTCGTGTACTCAAAGTAATCCTACGATCACCCGTCCAGCCATGGCGATCCGTGAAACGCCACCTTTCGCCACCCCTTCGAATGAACTCCAGATCGCCAGTACGCGATTCACTTGACATAGGACAGCCAGAAGTGGGCGTAGCGATGCGTGCGGGGGCGCGCACGGCGAAACGCACCCCATCGGAGCGCGCCCGCGCCCCCCGCGCACCGGCGGAGCCGCACGGCGTCCAGGGTAGGGGCACGGACGCAGACAGAGACGCACGAACAGACACGAACACGGGCATGGGCGCGGACCCAGGCGCGGGCACGGTGAGTAACGGTTCGCATCCGGGTCGTAACCGAGGGTGCGTCGGACCCGTTGGAGGGGGCATGGGCTTCACGATCGGCAGCACCCGGGGAATTCGCGAGATCCGGCCCGGCTCCCGGCGCCGCGGCCGCTCGTCGGAGTGCACAGCGGTGGCCGAGTTCACCGGACTGTGGGGATGGGACGTGGTTCCCGGCGCCCGGGCCGCCGCGGGGGCGTGCTCGTGCGGCAGGGCCGGCTGCTCCGCGCCGGGGGCGCATCCGCTGGACTTCGCGCCGGTGATCCCGGCGGGCGCGACGCTCGGCGAGGTGTCCGAGGCCTGGTCCGAGTTCCCGGGTGCCGCGGTGATGCTGCCGGTCGGCCGGGCCTTCGACGTGATCGAGGTCGCCGAGCCCGCCGGCCGTCGGGCGCTGGTCCGGCTGGAGCGGATGGGACTGCCCACCGGTCCGGTGACCGCCACCCCGGACGGCCGCGCCCACTTCTTCGTCGCCCCCGGCGCGGCGGCCGAACTTCCCGAGCTGCTCTACCGGATGGGCTGGGACGACGCGTCCCTCGACCTGCACGGCCTGGGCCCCGGCGCGTTCGTCTCCGCGCCGCCCTCCGATCGCGCCGGTCTCGGCCCGGTCCGCTGGCTGCGCTCCCCCGCGCTGGACTCCGCGACCAGGCCGCCGCAGGCGCGGCTGCTGCTGGGGACGCTGGCCTACGTGGCGCACCGGTCGCGCGCGTAGCGTCGAACGACGGCCGACACGGCCCGGTACGACGAGGCGCCCGTTCCCGTCGCACCGGGGGAACGGGCGCCTCCCTCGCGCCTAAGCCGGGATCACTCACCGATGAGCGCGTCCACGAACGCCCCGGGCTCGAACGGGGCCAGGTCGTCCGCTCCCTCGCCCAGACCCACCAGCTTGACCGGCACGCCCAGCTCGCGCTGGACCGCGATCACGATGCCGCCCTTGGCGGTGCCGTCCAGCTTGGTCAGCACGATGCCGGTGATGTCGACGACCTCGGCGAACACCCGCGCCTGGATGAGACCGTTCTGGCCGGTGGTGGCGTCGAGGACCAGCAGCACCTCGTCGAGCGGCGCGTGCTTCTCGACGACGCGCTTGACCTTGCCGAGCTCGTCCATGAGGCCGGTCTTGGTGTGCAGGCGCCCGGCGGTGTCGATGAGGACGACGTCCGCGCCCTCCTCGATGCCCTCCTTGACCGCGTCGAAGGCGATCGAGGCGGGGTCGCCGCCCTCGGGGCCGCGCACGGTGCGGGCGCCGACGCGCTCGCCCCAGGTCTGCAGCTGGTCGGCGGCGGCGGCGCGGAAGGTGTCGGCGGCGCCGAGCACCACGTTCTTGCCGTCGGCGACGAGCACGCGGGCGAGCTTGCCGGTGGTGGTGGTCTTCCCGGTGCCGTTGACCCCGACGACCATCACGATGCCCGGGGTGTCGAGGTTCGAGTCGGTCCTGACCGTCCGGTCGAACTCGGGGACGAGGATCGCCAGGAGCTCCTCGCGCAGCAGCGAGCGCAGTTCGTCGGGCGTGCGGGTGCCGAGCACCTTCACGCGCTCACGCAGCCGTTCGACCAGGTCCTGGGTGGGCTGCACGCCGACGTCCGCGGTCAGGAGGGTGTCCTCGATCTCCTCCCAGGTGTCCTCGTCGAGGTGCTCGCGCGAGAGGAGCGTGAGCAGCCCCTTGCCGAGCGCGTTCTGCGAGCGGGAGAGCCGGCCGCGCAGCCGCACCAGGCGTCCGGCGGTGGGCTCCGGGACCTCGATCGCGGGCGCCTCGACGACGGGCGGGGGTTCCTCGACGGCGACGCCGGACGGCGACGAGCCGTCCGGAAGGTCCACCTCCTCTATCGTCCGGCGCGTTTCGTCGCGCGGGGTCTCGGCCTCGTCGCCGAGGTGCGGCTCGGCCGGAGGGGCGGTGATGTCGGGCGTGGTGGGGGGCGCCGGGGGCAGCGGCTTCTTGCGGCGACTGCCGATGACGAGCCCGCCGAGTGCGCCGATCACGACCACGGCGATGACTACAGCAAGGATGACGGTTTCCATAACGCCCCCAGTATCAGTCATCGCTCCCCGGGGAGGGAGATTCCCTTGCCGGGGAGCGAATCCGTGACCTCGTACGGGAACCGGAAGAGGCCCGAGCACAGTAAAGGCGACAAACCGACATAATCTATGATCATTGCCCATGAGTACCACCGAGCCCTCCGATGGCGCCGTCGAAACGCGCGGCATCGAGCCCGTGCCGAACTCCCAGCGGCACGCGAGGACCCGCGATCTCCTCCCCACCTGGATGGCGGCCAACATCACGGTCCTGCTGCTGACCATGGGCGCCACGCTGGCCGTCTCCTACGGACTGGATCTCTGGCAGACCCTGGTGGTCGCCACCGTGGCCCCGGCCGTGTCGTTCGGCCTGGTCGGGCTGATCGGCATCGCGGGCAAGCGGGGCGGGGCGCCCGGCATGGCCCTGTCGCGCGCCGTCTTCGGCCAGCGCGGGAACCTCCTGCCCGGTGCGCTGATCTGGGTCGCGCGCTGGGGCTGGGAGACGATCAACGCGGTGACCGGCGCCTACGCACTGCTGACCGTCCTGGACATCGTCTTCGGCGTCAGGAGCAACACGTTCCTGGTCCTCGTGACGCTGCTGCTCTTCGTGGTGGCGACGTTCGCGATCTCCGGCCTCGGCATCGACGCCGTGCACCGG includes:
- the ffh gene encoding signal recognition particle protein; translated protein: MFDTLSDRLSATFKNLRGKGRLSEADIDATAREIRIALLEADVALPVVRTFIKNVKERALGAEVSKALNPAQQVLKIVNEELVTILGGETRRLRFAKNPPTVLMLAGLQGAGKTTLAGKLGKWLKDQGHSPLLVAADLQRPNAVNQLSVVAERAGVAVYAPEPGNGVGDPVKVAKDSMEFARTKVHDIVIVDTAGRLGIDQELMQQAADIRDAVSPDEILFVVDAMIGQDAVNTAEAFRDGVGFDGVVLSKLDGDARGGAALSIASVTGKPIMFASNGEKLDDFDAFHPDRMASRILDMGDLLTLIEQAEKTFSQEEAEKMASKLASKKGQDFTLDDFLSQMEQVRKMGSISKLLGMLPGMGQIKDQISNLDERDVDRTAAIIKSMTPAERQEPTIINGSRRARIAKGSGVEVSAVKGLVERFFEARKMMSRMAQGGGMPGMPGIPGMGGGPGRAKKKVKQAKGKQRSGNPMKRKQQEEEEAARREAGAQPGGAFGLPAGQQGQNFELPDEFKKFMD
- a CDS encoding [protein-PII] uridylyltransferase; protein product: MTSTDMRTDAEDSGPSGYAAARLRLLQEGARSGPPRRTALAELTDEWLTGLFGAGTQSGKDVKNGKDVKNGKEGAGGGRDGQDGEPAARLTQKGGGGRREGLRGVSLVAVGGYGRGELSPRSDLDLLLLHDGSDSGAVAALADRIWYPVWDLGLALDHSVRTPGEARKTAGDDLKVQLGLLDARHIAGDLGLTTGLRTAVLADWRNQAPKRLPELQELCAERAERHGELQYLLEPDLKEARGGLRDATALRAVAASWLADAPREGLADARRRLLDVRDALHLTTGRATDRLALQEQDQVAAELGLLDADTLLRQVYEAARVVSYASDVTWREVGRVLKSRAVRPRLRAMLGGGAKPAAERSPLAEGVVEMDGEVVLARAARPERDPVLPLRAAAAAAQSGLPLSLHAVRRMAAVARPLPTPWPAEAREQLVTLLGSGRPTIEVWEALEAEGLITRLLPDWERVRCRPQRNAVHIWTVDRHLIETAVRASELTRRVGRPDLLLVAALLHDIGKGWPGDHSVAGEIIARDVATRIGFDRADVAVLATLVRHHLLLVDTATRRDLDDPATVRSVAEAVGSQGTLELLHALTEADALATGPAAWSSWRGSLVTDLVKRVAAVLAGDAPEEPEAAAPTAEQERLAIEAFRTGGPVLALRAQTEPPTEEEPSGDPEPLGVELLIAVPDQPGVLPAVAGVLAMHRLTVRTAELRALDLPDGVQGSVLLLNWRVAAEYGSLPQAARLRADLVRALDGSLDIAVRLAERDAAYPRRRGTIAPPPRVTVAPAASRHATVIEVRAHDAPGLLHRIGRALEEASVRVRSMHVSTLGANAVDAFYVTGPKGAPLPGEEAASVARGLEEMLRG
- a CDS encoding P-II family nitrogen regulator, producing the protein MKLITAVVKPHRLDEIKEALQAFGVHGLTVTEASGYGRQRGHTEVYRGAEYTVDLVPKIRIEVLAEDDDAEQLIDVVVKAARTGKIGDGKVWSIPVETAVRVRTGERGPDAL
- a CDS encoding ammonium transporter, whose translation is MAPAITLAAEAPKLSAANTGFMLICSALVLIMTPGLAFFYGGMVRVKSTLNMLMMSFISMGIITILWVLYGFSLAFGTDKGSFIGWTSDWVGLSNVGLTELWPGYTIPIFVFMVFQLMFAIITPALISGALADRVKFTAWSLFITLWATVVYFPVAHWVWGTGGWAFDLGVIDFAGGTAVHINAGAAALGVILVIGKRVGFKKDPMRPHSLPLVMLGSGLLWFGWFGFNAGSWLGNDDGVGALMFVNTQVATAAAMLAWLIYEKIRHGAFTTLGAASGAVAGLVAITPSGGAVSPLGAIAVGAIAGVVCAMAVGLKYRFGYDDSLDVVGVHLVGGVIGSLLIGFFASGKGQSTVEGLFYGGGLTQFWKQCAGVFAVLGYSLVVSAILAFLIDKTMGMRVTEDEEIAGIDQAEHAETAYDFSGAGGGIVGGSVSALAGTQSKKVDA
- the nsdA gene encoding transcriptional repressor NsdA — encoded protein: MGGNGGSGVNADKRPNELLGSWFVRSGWSKGELARQVNRRARQLGASHISTDTSRVRRWLDGENPREPIPRILSELFSERFGCVVAVEDLGLRAAHQSPSVSGVDLPWTGPQTVALISEYSRSDLMLARRGFLGSSLALSAGPSLIEPMQRWLVPTPTPPPEEPEHPAAARRAGRLSAPELDLLESTTVMFRQWDAQCGGGLRRKAVVGQLHEVTDLLQEPQPAATSRRLFKVAAELAELAGWMSYDVGLQPTAQKYFVLALHASKEAGDKPLGSYILSSMSRQMIHLGRPDDALELIHLAQYGSRDCASPRTQSMLYAMEARAYANMGQPGKCKRAVRMAEDSFEDVHDWDDPDPDWIRFFSQAELHGENSHSFRDLAYVAGRSPTYASLSEPLMQKAVDLFAKDTEHQRSYALNLIGMATVHLLRREPEQSAVLAKDAMAVARKVRSERVNTRIRKTVDTAVRDFGELAEVVDLAEQLAVDLPETAEAV
- a CDS encoding bifunctional DNA primase/polymerase, translated to MGFTIGSTRGIREIRPGSRRRGRSSECTAVAEFTGLWGWDVVPGARAAAGACSCGRAGCSAPGAHPLDFAPVIPAGATLGEVSEAWSEFPGAAVMLPVGRAFDVIEVAEPAGRRALVRLERMGLPTGPVTATPDGRAHFFVAPGAAAELPELLYRMGWDDASLDLHGLGPGAFVSAPPSDRAGLGPVRWLRSPALDSATRPPQARLLLGTLAYVAHRSRA
- the ftsY gene encoding signal recognition particle-docking protein FtsY, translating into METVILAVVIAVVVIGALGGLVIGSRRKKPLPPAPPTTPDITAPPAEPHLGDEAETPRDETRRTIEEVDLPDGSSPSGVAVEEPPPVVEAPAIEVPEPTAGRLVRLRGRLSRSQNALGKGLLTLLSREHLDEDTWEEIEDTLLTADVGVQPTQDLVERLRERVKVLGTRTPDELRSLLREELLAILVPEFDRTVRTDSNLDTPGIVMVVGVNGTGKTTTTGKLARVLVADGKNVVLGAADTFRAAAADQLQTWGERVGARTVRGPEGGDPASIAFDAVKEGIEEGADVVLIDTAGRLHTKTGLMDELGKVKRVVEKHAPLDEVLLVLDATTGQNGLIQARVFAEVVDITGIVLTKLDGTAKGGIVIAVQRELGVPVKLVGLGEGADDLAPFEPGAFVDALIGE